A genome region from Rhinopithecus roxellana isolate Shanxi Qingling chromosome 10, ASM756505v1, whole genome shotgun sequence includes the following:
- the LOC104679693 gene encoding cytochrome c oxidase assembly protein COX14, which produces MPTGKQLADIGYKTFSASMMLLTVYGGYLCSVGVYHYFQQRRAQRQAAEEQKTSGIM; this is translated from the coding sequence ATGCCAACTGGCAAGCAGCTAGCTGACATTGGCTATAAGACCTTCTCTGCCTCCATGATGCTCCTTACTGTGTATGGGGGGTACCTCTGCAGTGTCGGAGTCTACCACTATTTCCAGCAGCGCAGGGCCCAGCGCCAGGCCGCAGAAGAACAGAAGACCTCAGGAATCATGTAG